In Leptospira bourretii, a genomic segment contains:
- a CDS encoding DUF1554 domain-containing protein, protein MARPSPISSSAPTTPHCSPCKLFVTATGYNANLLGITGADSKCSSDTNKPTTGTYKALLVDDVNRRACTSTNCTSGGVLEQIDWVLAPNTSYESLNTSNFIFTSDQNGVFTNTLTNPFSAPTGIWTGIKNNPNWDWQTDTSHTCSSWTDNISANCGTYGVTSWTDSRSIAITSAYASGGTLNNLLCVEQ, encoded by the coding sequence TTGGCTAGACCAAGTCCAATTTCTTCGAGTGCACCAACCACTCCTCACTGTTCCCCCTGTAAATTGTTTGTTACCGCAACTGGTTATAATGCCAATTTGTTAGGAATAACAGGTGCTGATAGTAAATGTTCCTCCGATACTAACAAACCTACCACCGGAACTTATAAGGCACTCCTTGTGGATGATGTCAATCGCAGAGCTTGTACAAGTACAAACTGCACTTCTGGCGGAGTCTTGGAGCAAATTGATTGGGTTTTGGCACCTAATACTAGTTACGAATCTTTAAATACATCTAATTTTATTTTTACATCTGATCAAAATGGTGTATTTACGAATACCTTAACGAACCCATTTTCGGCACCAACAGGGATTTGGACAGGCATCAAAAACAATCCGAATTGGGATTGGCAGACTGATACCTCACATACTTGTTCGTCTTGGACGGATAACATATCAGCAAACTGCGGAACCTATGGGGTTACAAGTTGGACCGATAGTCGTTCGATTGCAATCACGTCCGCATACGCAAGTGGAGGGACTTTAAATAATTTATTATGCGTGGAGCAATAG
- a CDS encoding PaaI family thioesterase yields MTVLELLYHNVPTDLFTLKENCSLIEQAQNLIDQCHPGATNMKVLNLTSEISEADIPYSQSNRALHGFMHGGCFFSVGDTLTSIMAFFHVENERERTFTMDASIRYLRPVRTETVRAKAKLVQKNGKLLEYVCDFFNEENKRTAQAKYKYAIAEPR; encoded by the coding sequence ATGACTGTCCTAGAATTGCTATATCATAATGTACCAACGGATCTTTTTACCTTAAAAGAAAACTGTTCTCTCATCGAACAGGCCCAAAATCTAATCGACCAGTGCCATCCTGGTGCAACGAATATGAAAGTTTTGAATCTCACATCGGAAATTTCGGAAGCCGATATTCCCTACTCTCAAAGCAATAGAGCCCTCCACGGATTTATGCATGGAGGTTGTTTCTTCAGTGTCGGAGATACACTAACCTCAATCATGGCCTTCTTCCATGTGGAAAACGAAAGAGAAAGAACATTTACAATGGATGCTTCGATACGATACCTACGCCCCGTACGAACTGAAACCGTACGTGCAAAAGCAAAACTTGTTCAAAAAAATGGAAAACTTCTGGAATACGTCTGTGACTTTTTTAACGAAGAAAATAAAAGAACAGCACAAGCAAAATACAAATACGCAATTGCAGAACCTCGATAA
- a CDS encoding helix-turn-helix domain-containing protein: MQNVICALRGAVLFVGRLPYLSFHSTVTSATVVGLDTEIKKRVKGNKQWMSSRCFVFDGTLSHETILDGSVGILFADPGSEIGEILTKEAGPEKLSANPTWAPELIATCFEILTSNPDLYPEILNRSFPFNRLAPAKKIQDDDRIINVLRIIIENPEETINVLELANEIGMSESWLQHEFKNAVGLPIRAFRKWFRIKTAVIAIKDGATLADAALSAGFYDQAHFTNAFREIFGISPSSVFQKGKSIRWYIQNEQIEKILKAP; the protein is encoded by the coding sequence ATGCAGAATGTAATCTGTGCCCTTAGAGGTGCTGTTTTGTTCGTCGGAAGATTGCCTTATCTTTCATTTCATTCTACCGTTACCTCTGCGACGGTTGTTGGCCTGGATACGGAAATCAAAAAACGTGTCAAAGGGAACAAACAGTGGATGAGTTCTCGATGTTTTGTTTTTGATGGAACATTGAGTCACGAAACTATTCTTGATGGATCTGTAGGTATTTTGTTTGCGGATCCAGGAAGTGAAATTGGAGAGATTCTCACAAAAGAGGCTGGCCCCGAAAAACTTTCTGCCAATCCCACTTGGGCTCCAGAATTAATTGCAACTTGTTTTGAAATTCTGACATCAAACCCAGATTTATATCCGGAAATTCTGAACCGTTCCTTTCCTTTTAACCGATTGGCACCAGCCAAAAAAATACAAGACGACGATCGTATAATTAATGTTTTACGTATAATCATAGAAAATCCAGAAGAAACCATCAATGTTCTAGAACTTGCCAATGAAATCGGAATGTCAGAGTCATGGTTACAACATGAATTTAAAAATGCAGTTGGGCTGCCCATTCGCGCTTTTCGTAAGTGGTTTCGAATCAAAACCGCTGTGATCGCAATCAAAGATGGTGCCACACTGGCCGATGCAGCCCTTAGTGCAGGCTTCTACGACCAAGCTCATTTCACCAATGCATTTCGGGAGATCTTCGGTATTTCTCCTTCTTCCGTTTTTCAAAAAGGAAAATCCATTCGTTGGTACATTCAAAACGAACAAATCGAAAAAATACTAAAAGCTCCTTAG
- a CDS encoding DUF3995 domain-containing protein, with product MILITITSTLLLLSISAIHVYWGFGGLWPGKTKQELIDLVFGKGDQFPSRLMCLFVACCLVLFAMLPIVWIWRTNLALNGDVENGLKFFIATASLIFFLRGILAYFPFITKQWKPIFVYYTKRIYNPLCLIIGFLLLVQIL from the coding sequence ATGATCTTAATCACCATTACATCAACCCTTCTCCTCTTATCCATCTCCGCCATCCATGTTTATTGGGGATTTGGAGGACTCTGGCCAGGAAAAACCAAACAAGAATTAATTGATTTAGTTTTTGGAAAAGGCGATCAGTTTCCCTCTCGTCTTATGTGTTTGTTTGTTGCTTGTTGTTTAGTTCTGTTTGCAATGTTACCGATCGTTTGGATATGGAGAACTAATCTTGCATTAAACGGGGACGTTGAGAATGGATTAAAATTTTTTATTGCAACAGCCTCTCTGATATTTTTCTTAAGAGGGATACTCGCTTATTTTCCATTTATCACCAAACAGTGGAAACCGATATTCGTGTATTATACAAAACGAATCTACAATCCCCTATGTCTCATCATTGGATTTCTTCTTCTAGTTCAAATCTTATAA
- a CDS encoding dihydrofolate reductase family protein gives MRKVVFAINASADGFYGHTDMVADNDLHQYFTNILKGADQILYGRTTYQLMVPYWPEVAKNKSMSKTSNEFAEIFTSLEKILFTKTLKQVEDSNTRIAKGPLVDEIIVLKEKPGKDICIGSLSLASQLSEAKLIDEYRFVIHPVIVGSGPRLFDTISLPKGIQLDFLGSQTFPSGATALHYQKRR, from the coding sequence ATGAGAAAAGTAGTATTTGCAATCAATGCGTCTGCGGATGGATTTTATGGACATACGGATATGGTGGCCGATAATGATCTACACCAATACTTCACAAACATACTAAAAGGTGCGGATCAAATTCTATATGGAAGGACTACCTATCAACTGATGGTACCTTATTGGCCAGAAGTTGCAAAAAATAAGTCCATGTCAAAAACCAGCAATGAATTTGCAGAGATTTTCACATCGCTCGAAAAAATTTTATTCACAAAAACTTTAAAACAAGTTGAAGATTCCAATACTAGAATCGCAAAAGGACCGTTAGTAGATGAAATCATTGTATTAAAAGAAAAACCAGGAAAGGATATTTGTATTGGTAGTCTGAGTCTTGCCTCTCAACTTTCAGAAGCAAAACTCATTGATGAATATCGGTTTGTGATCCATCCGGTAATTGTAGGAAGTGGACCACGTTTATTCGATACAATCAGTTTACCAAAGGGTATTCAATTGGATTTTTTAGGCTCACAAACGTTTCCCTCTGGTGCCACAGCACTCCACTATCAAAAACGAAGGTAA
- a CDS encoding DUF2200 domain-containing protein, giving the protein MEPSDKHNEKMAQMTFASVYPMYLTKIEKKGRTKKELDQVIEWLTSFDTKKIKELTDEKVNFQTFFGKAKLNKNAHLITGMICGYRVEEIQNPLTQKVRYLDKLVDELAKGKSMDKILRNP; this is encoded by the coding sequence ATGGAACCATCAGACAAACACAATGAAAAAATGGCGCAAATGACTTTTGCATCCGTTTATCCAATGTATCTTACAAAGATAGAAAAAAAAGGAAGAACGAAAAAAGAATTAGATCAGGTCATTGAATGGTTAACTTCTTTTGATACAAAAAAAATAAAAGAACTAACCGATGAGAAAGTAAACTTCCAAACTTTCTTTGGAAAGGCAAAATTAAACAAAAATGCACACTTAATCACGGGGATGATTTGTGGTTATCGTGTGGAAGAAATCCAAAACCCCTTAACTCAAAAAGTCAGATATTTAGACAAACTGGTGGATGAATTAGCGAAAGGCAAATCAATGGATAAAATTTTAAGAAATCCTTAA
- a CDS encoding aldehyde dehydrogenase family protein, with amino-acid sequence MEFKNEPIRDFSLEKERSSIRKTLDSIPKLFPFQIPISIGTKEKFSEKLLAHKNPWSPELMVTNVSLSKANDLEETIQISKKHWYSWKEQSQEERSRLLLKVAERLISKKDFILSVCIWETGKHITEAEIEFAEAIDFCRYYAMLALNKLSPQKTILLGEDNIYYYQPKGIVGCITPWNFPMAIFTGMCAGPLVVGNIVITKPAEETSATAYEIAKCFWEVGIPKEVFHFLPGIGSEIGEAIINHPEVSVISFTGSRDVGLSILRSASIVSPKQSIIKKVICELGGKNAMIVDADADLDVAIQSILPSAFGFQGQKCSALSRLYVHKDCYQRLKERLIDAMDGLLVGSPLDFGNRVGPVIHEESFLRLTKIQKENESFIVGKTRSIPTEGFYISPSLYEPPKDSSMWRSEIFGPLLSMQKISSFSEGIQLVNDSDYALTCGVISRNPKNVMEAKLKIDAGNLYINRGITGAIVNRQPFGGGKLSGTGAKAGGPDYLSLFVEGRTFTENTMRHGFSRDTIQ; translated from the coding sequence ATGGAATTTAAAAATGAACCAATCAGAGATTTTTCATTAGAAAAAGAAAGATCTTCCATACGAAAAACATTGGATTCCATACCGAAATTGTTTCCATTTCAAATCCCAATTTCGATAGGAACAAAAGAAAAGTTTTCTGAAAAACTGTTGGCTCATAAGAATCCTTGGTCACCAGAACTTATGGTGACAAACGTATCGTTGTCCAAGGCCAATGATTTAGAAGAAACAATCCAAATTTCAAAAAAACATTGGTATTCTTGGAAAGAACAATCACAAGAAGAACGTTCTCGTTTACTTTTGAAAGTGGCAGAAAGATTAATCAGCAAAAAAGATTTTATTCTTTCTGTTTGTATTTGGGAAACAGGCAAACATATCACCGAAGCCGAAATTGAATTTGCGGAGGCCATTGATTTTTGTCGTTATTATGCAATGTTAGCTCTAAATAAACTATCTCCACAAAAAACAATTTTGTTAGGTGAAGATAATATTTATTATTACCAACCCAAAGGAATAGTGGGATGTATAACACCTTGGAATTTTCCAATGGCTATTTTTACTGGAATGTGCGCGGGCCCACTGGTAGTTGGAAACATTGTCATAACAAAACCAGCTGAAGAAACTTCGGCCACTGCCTATGAGATCGCAAAATGTTTTTGGGAAGTTGGAATTCCCAAAGAAGTATTTCATTTTTTACCTGGTATCGGTTCTGAAATTGGAGAAGCCATTATCAATCATCCAGAGGTTTCTGTTATTAGCTTCACTGGTTCCAGAGATGTTGGTTTATCAATTCTTCGCTCGGCTTCGATTGTTTCCCCAAAACAATCGATCATTAAAAAAGTCATTTGTGAGTTAGGTGGGAAAAATGCTATGATTGTGGATGCGGACGCAGATTTAGATGTTGCCATTCAATCTATTTTACCTTCTGCTTTTGGGTTCCAAGGACAAAAGTGTAGTGCCTTATCGAGATTGTATGTGCACAAGGATTGTTATCAGAGACTAAAGGAACGTTTGATCGATGCGATGGATGGACTACTTGTTGGTTCCCCTTTGGATTTTGGGAATCGAGTTGGGCCTGTAATCCATGAAGAAAGTTTTTTGAGACTTACCAAAATCCAAAAGGAAAACGAATCTTTTATCGTTGGGAAAACACGGTCCATCCCCACTGAAGGGTTTTATATTTCTCCAAGTCTTTATGAACCTCCCAAGGATTCTAGTATGTGGAGATCAGAAATATTCGGTCCTCTGTTATCGATGCAGAAGATATCTAGTTTTTCAGAAGGAATTCAATTGGTAAACGATTCAGATTATGCGCTCACTTGTGGAGTCATCTCTCGAAATCCAAAGAATGTGATGGAAGCAAAATTAAAAATCGATGCGGGAAATTTGTATATCAATCGTGGAATCACAGGAGCAATTGTCAACAGACAACCATTTGGTGGTGGAAAGTTATCAGGTACTGGTGCAAAAGCAGGAGGCCCCGATTATTTATCACTTTTTGTCGAAGGACGAACGTTCACAGAAAATACTATGCGACATGGATTCTCAAGAGATACAATCCAATAA
- a CDS encoding proline dehydrogenase family protein → MFTKQLQDEDEEILKIAKEINATSGSLSQRFLFFITSLLIHFGFRYPKLKLQTFKFIDVLPSLETKNIYSYIKIYIFYEDTEIPSFLKTSIHFLIHHFYLSSIVSYVLLRVVQFFAKLFILSESKENLHKKTNQTRPRTYDILGEIALSPREAKEYRKQYIDLIEGLPEVISNINPIRRTNISIKCSGIETRLFPEAEEVSIQFLKEALRPILRLAMTKGIGINLDMEQYDLKSIITRTAQELFLEEDFKLYPHFGIVVQSYLKSSNEELVVWRKYAKLRGVPITIRLVKGAYLEYERIKSEERCWQSPVFDSKKETDIQFEKNVLYLLESFPYIRSAFGTHNLRSISFVLYHTNQKFITDFEIQMLYGMAGKYKFSLESLGYPIREYSPIGSLLPGMAYLIRRLLENTSNQGFLYQLSQGKKLDSLVKNPNKETQYGI, encoded by the coding sequence ATGTTTACAAAACAATTGCAAGACGAAGATGAAGAAATTCTAAAAATAGCAAAAGAAATAAATGCAACTTCTGGATCTTTGTCCCAACGATTTTTATTCTTTATCACTTCTCTTTTGATTCACTTTGGATTTCGTTACCCAAAACTAAAATTACAAACTTTTAAATTCATAGATGTTTTGCCTTCCCTTGAAACAAAAAATATCTATTCCTATATCAAAATTTATATTTTTTATGAAGACACAGAGATTCCTAGTTTTCTAAAAACCTCGATACATTTTTTAATTCATCATTTTTATTTAAGTTCAATTGTTTCTTATGTTTTATTAAGAGTGGTTCAATTCTTTGCAAAACTTTTTATTCTATCTGAATCAAAAGAAAATTTGCATAAAAAAACAAATCAAACTAGACCTCGTACTTATGATATTTTAGGTGAAATTGCTTTATCTCCCAGGGAGGCAAAAGAATACCGAAAACAATATATCGATTTGATTGAAGGATTACCCGAAGTCATTTCTAATATCAATCCAATACGCAGAACCAATATATCTATCAAATGTTCTGGGATTGAAACCAGACTTTTCCCTGAAGCAGAAGAGGTAAGCATTCAGTTTTTGAAAGAAGCCCTTCGCCCCATCCTTCGTTTGGCTATGACAAAAGGTATTGGAATCAATTTAGATATGGAACAATATGATTTAAAATCAATCATCACACGTACAGCCCAAGAGTTATTTTTAGAAGAAGACTTCAAATTGTACCCACATTTTGGAATTGTTGTTCAATCTTATTTAAAGTCATCAAACGAAGAATTAGTTGTATGGAGAAAATATGCGAAACTCAGAGGAGTTCCTATCACCATTCGGCTTGTGAAAGGTGCTTATTTAGAATATGAACGTATCAAATCCGAAGAACGCTGCTGGCAATCGCCTGTATTTGATTCAAAAAAAGAAACAGATATCCAATTTGAAAAAAATGTTTTGTATCTTTTAGAATCATTTCCGTATATTAGATCTGCATTTGGTACACATAACCTCCGTTCAATTTCTTTTGTTTTATATCATACAAATCAAAAATTCATCACTGATTTTGAAATCCAAATGTTATATGGAATGGCTGGTAAGTACAAATTTAGTTTAGAATCTCTAGGTTATCCAATCAGAGAATATTCTCCGATTGGATCTTTGTTACCGGGAATGGCATATTTAATCCGAAGACTTTTAGAAAATACTTCTAACCAAGGATTTTTGTATCAATTGAGTCAGGGAAAAAAATTAGATTCTTTGGTTAAAAATCCAAATAAGGAAACACAATATGGAATTTAA
- the rocD gene encoding ornithine--oxo-acid transaminase — MGKLTDLFIEKESKFGAFNYSPLPVVLTKGEGIYLWDIEGNKYFDFLSAYSAVNQGHCHPKIVEVFQKQSAILTLTSRAFHNDKLPLFTEFMTSTFGYDRVLPMNTGVEAGETAIKLARKWGYQKKKIPQDKAKIIFCEGNFWGRTIAAISSSTDPKSKNEFGPFLPGYEIIPYNDLEALKQAVSDKNVAAFMVEAIQGEAGVIVPDEHYLSEVSKICKLHNVLLIVDEIQTGLGRTGELVCSDYSNIKPDLLLLGKALSGGMMPISCVLGSNEILLLLKPGEHGSTFGGNPLACEVAMASVKTILDEKMSENAKKMGSLFRETITSWKHPSIQSVRGKGLLNAVQFQSYVDAKELCLELMKNGILAKETHKNTVRFAPPLVIQKEEMNEALETIKKVIDTIPISVE, encoded by the coding sequence ATGGGTAAATTAACAGATTTATTTATCGAAAAAGAATCTAAGTTTGGAGCATTCAACTATTCTCCTTTACCAGTTGTATTAACCAAAGGTGAAGGAATTTATCTTTGGGATATTGAAGGAAATAAATATTTTGATTTCCTCTCTGCTTATAGTGCTGTGAACCAAGGTCATTGCCATCCAAAGATTGTGGAAGTTTTTCAAAAACAATCTGCTATTCTTACACTTACTTCTCGTGCTTTTCATAACGACAAACTTCCACTCTTTACTGAGTTTATGACTTCAACTTTTGGATACGATCGAGTATTGCCAATGAATACCGGTGTCGAAGCAGGAGAAACTGCAATCAAACTTGCCAGAAAATGGGGATACCAAAAGAAAAAAATTCCACAAGACAAAGCCAAAATCATTTTTTGTGAAGGAAACTTTTGGGGAAGAACCATTGCAGCAATCTCCTCCTCAACAGATCCAAAAAGTAAAAATGAATTTGGGCCTTTTTTGCCTGGATATGAAATCATTCCCTACAATGACTTAGAGGCACTCAAACAAGCAGTTTCTGATAAAAATGTGGCCGCATTTATGGTGGAAGCCATCCAAGGGGAAGCTGGAGTGATAGTTCCCGACGAACATTATTTAAGTGAAGTGAGTAAAATATGCAAACTTCATAATGTATTGTTAATTGTTGATGAAATTCAAACTGGTTTGGGTAGAACAGGAGAACTTGTTTGTTCTGACTACTCCAATATAAAACCTGACCTACTACTTTTAGGAAAAGCACTGTCGGGAGGAATGATGCCCATCTCCTGTGTGTTAGGTTCCAATGAAATTTTATTACTTTTGAAACCAGGAGAACATGGTTCTACATTTGGCGGAAATCCTCTGGCATGTGAAGTAGCGATGGCTTCTGTAAAAACAATCCTCGATGAAAAAATGTCAGAGAATGCAAAAAAGATGGGATCTTTATTTCGAGAAACCATCACATCCTGGAAACATCCGTCCATCCAATCGGTAAGAGGAAAAGGACTTTTAAATGCGGTTCAATTCCAAAGTTATGTGGATGCGAAAGAACTTTGTTTGGAATTAATGAAAAATGGTATTTTAGCAAAAGAAACCCATAAAAATACGGTTCGGTTTGCACCACCTCTTGTGATCCAAAAAGAGGAGATGAACGAAGCTTTGGAAACAATCAAAAAGGTAATTGATACAATTCCAATTTCAGTTGAATGA
- a CDS encoding prolyl oligopeptidase family serine peptidase: MNQFKAWFQSINFLLGLQSDDETLPYVTEIQIPVGKRVLKADCYTPKSKSLGTIVTINGLAPLGNRDPRFITVNKSLSKIGYTVVSPFYDEICDYKISLRNIEDIKDSILFISNQKELCPSGKVSIFAPSFSGSLSLVAASDKKIAEKINCICAIGAFAKVDDVIENLFANQNLDEYGRMILLLNFLPIAIGKNQSLFKAIKLAILDNYYKTKDLRLEPHYQKMKKADRNIFDQLKYDTEFRIKHWKTVVKNGGKSRELITALSVTNHIHSLNLPILLIHGLKDDVVPAYESSMLHKKLVQRGVESKLCITTLISHGDTGFGFNTLLELPKLISSFSFFFLKAKDQKK; this comes from the coding sequence ATGAATCAATTCAAAGCTTGGTTTCAATCCATCAACTTTCTACTTGGATTACAAAGTGATGACGAAACTCTTCCTTATGTTACAGAAATTCAAATTCCCGTTGGCAAAAGAGTTTTAAAAGCAGATTGTTATACACCAAAATCCAAATCACTCGGAACCATTGTGACCATCAATGGATTGGCACCTCTTGGAAACCGAGATCCAAGATTCATTACCGTCAACAAAAGTCTCAGTAAAATTGGATACACAGTGGTCAGTCCATTCTATGACGAAATTTGTGATTATAAAATTTCTCTTCGCAATATCGAAGATATTAAAGATTCTATTTTATTTATCTCAAACCAAAAGGAGCTCTGTCCCTCTGGTAAAGTTTCTATCTTTGCTCCTTCGTTTTCAGGTTCCTTGAGTCTTGTTGCTGCAAGTGACAAAAAGATTGCCGAAAAAATCAATTGTATCTGCGCCATTGGAGCTTTTGCAAAAGTAGATGATGTCATTGAAAACTTATTTGCAAATCAGAATTTAGATGAATATGGTCGAATGATCCTTCTCCTCAATTTTCTTCCCATCGCCATTGGAAAAAATCAAAGTTTATTCAAAGCAATCAAACTCGCAATTTTGGATAACTATTACAAAACAAAAGACTTACGATTGGAACCTCATTACCAAAAAATGAAAAAAGCAGATCGTAATATTTTTGATCAATTGAAATACGATACAGAATTTAGAATCAAACATTGGAAAACAGTTGTTAAAAATGGAGGCAAAAGCCGAGAACTAATCACAGCTTTGTCTGTAACCAACCATATCCATTCTCTCAATTTACCAATTTTATTAATTCATGGTTTAAAAGATGATGTTGTACCAGCGTATGAGTCTTCCATGTTACATAAGAAATTAGTGCAAAGAGGTGTTGAAAGTAAACTTTGTATCACTACATTGATTTCACATGGAGATACAGGATTTGGATTCAATACATTGCTAGAATTACCAAAACTGATTTCATCATTTTCTTTCTTTTTCTTAAAAGCAAAAGACCAAAAGAAATAA
- a CDS encoding MBL fold metallo-hydrolase: MKKIQTIYSDNDHKWSVIARDPAKPNWLIDTNEYLIESDGIGLLTDPGGSEIFPEVFSALVDVFPASQIKNIFASHQDPDIVSSISLWLEVNPSIRCYVSWLWTGFLPHFGGNADTFIPMPDEGMEILHQNIKLRSIPAHFLHSAGNLNLWDPAAKILFSGDVGAALLPLDETDLIVKDFDKHIRFMEKFHKRWMASEQAKVAWCERISNLKPDMLCPQHGSVFQGDDVERFINWFSELKIGMDALELPKP, from the coding sequence ATGAAAAAGATCCAAACTATATATTCTGATAACGATCACAAATGGTCTGTCATTGCAAGAGACCCGGCCAAACCAAACTGGTTGATTGACACCAATGAATATTTAATTGAGTCAGATGGAATAGGTTTACTCACCGATCCTGGTGGTAGTGAAATTTTTCCTGAAGTATTTTCAGCATTGGTGGATGTGTTTCCCGCATCCCAAATTAAAAATATTTTTGCATCTCACCAAGATCCAGATATTGTTTCTTCGATTTCTCTTTGGCTTGAGGTCAATCCATCAATTCGTTGTTATGTGAGTTGGTTATGGACAGGTTTTTTGCCACATTTTGGGGGGAATGCTGATACTTTCATTCCGATGCCTGACGAAGGAATGGAAATTCTCCACCAGAACATCAAACTGAGATCCATACCTGCGCATTTTTTACATAGTGCTGGAAATTTAAATCTTTGGGATCCTGCGGCAAAAATTCTTTTTAGTGGTGATGTGGGCGCCGCCTTACTTCCTTTAGACGAAACAGATTTGATTGTAAAAGATTTTGATAAACACATTCGTTTTATGGAAAAATTCCACAAACGATGGATGGCTTCCGAACAAGCCAAAGTAGCATGGTGTGAACGAATTTCTAATCTCAAACCAGATATGCTTTGCCCACAACATGGCTCTGTGTTTCAAGGTGACGATGTGGAACGATTTATCAACTGGTTTTCGGAATTAAAAATTGGAATGGATGCATTGGAATTGCCAAAACCATAA
- a CDS encoding type 1 glutamine amidotransferase domain-containing protein produces MILIPIPSSDFDPSEASLPWKLLSESNFKFQFATPDGKKAKADERMLTGKGLGILKSGFMARRDAKDAYSEMENSKEFQNPIPYSKIKEKEFQAILLPGGHAQGMKEYLESKILQNVVVDFFHSNKPVAAICHGVLLAARSIDPKTNKSVLYEKNTTALLQKQELLAYYATKLWLGNYYKTYPLTVQAEVTSFLKSKEQFKTGGSFSVRDSLENPGVGFTVVDGNYVSARWPGDVYQFTNDFKSIL; encoded by the coding sequence ATGATTCTAATTCCTATCCCTAGTTCTGATTTTGATCCGAGTGAAGCCTCCCTTCCATGGAAACTATTATCTGAATCAAATTTCAAATTTCAGTTTGCCACACCCGATGGAAAAAAAGCAAAGGCAGACGAACGGATGTTAACTGGAAAGGGACTCGGAATTTTGAAATCCGGGTTTATGGCACGCAGAGATGCAAAAGATGCTTATTCGGAAATGGAGAATTCTAAAGAATTTCAGAATCCCATTCCTTATTCTAAAATCAAAGAAAAAGAATTCCAAGCCATTCTTTTGCCAGGGGGACATGCCCAAGGTATGAAAGAATACTTAGAATCTAAAATTTTACAAAACGTAGTAGTGGATTTTTTTCATTCGAATAAACCAGTGGCGGCAATTTGTCATGGCGTATTGCTAGCCGCAAGAAGTATTGATCCTAAGACAAATAAGTCTGTCTTATATGAAAAAAATACAACTGCCCTTTTACAAAAACAGGAACTACTCGCATACTACGCTACGAAACTTTGGTTAGGAAATTATTACAAAACTTATCCGCTGACTGTACAAGCAGAAGTCACAAGTTTTTTAAAATCAAAAGAGCAGTTCAAAACTGGCGGAAGTTTCTCCGTGAGAGATAGTTTAGAAAACCCAGGGGTTGGATTTACAGTGGTAGATGGAAATTATGTATCTGCGAGATGGCCTGGTGATGTTTATCAATTTACAAACGATTTCAAATCAATACTCTAA